In one window of Nothobranchius furzeri strain GRZ-AD chromosome 11, NfurGRZ-RIMD1, whole genome shotgun sequence DNA:
- the ripk1l gene encoding receptor-interacting serine/threonine-protein kinase 1 isoform X2 codes for MATAPETSLQMSSSDLIKKKPLDYGGFGEVYLCYHVTLGHVALKTVYTGPLRSEDSKRSLLEEGNIMASLNHERVVKLLGVIMEDSDCSLVMELLPRGNLLVVLKKVNVPMSVKGRIILEILDGMVYLTERSIVHKDIKPENILVDNDFHIKIADLGLATCKMWSKLTKQESQRRSRNEPSAGLRGAGTLSYMAPEHLKSIHARSTEKSDVYSFAIVVWVILTGQEPYENARSEEHMSQCVINGDRPADHLIPEDTPEEIIQLMKRCWDHNREQRPTFEEAYRSFLPLYMEKLEPYVEKDVCTLRETYNGPEELVESMKSLSVTNECSLACEHDHPAPLMSSDKSISMIPVEASIEDLHNIQYDPYREFIQADAREMTNRPELEEKLDRELQYHQYGSYNMHPEASNYFLKNPSNPFLPNYGSVTDNIARGPAQEVSSVHSWTKGEMVQPTSPEEGFDRLNSGLNHSINSSSAYEPHLHMSASTPSLPQFNQHHPPPQFDRQKSCLTYPVSDTCVPDVTTGCYLNNTKYGSQQDSASLFIQNASGIQIGSNNTMSIRSHGASSLSSRFNNGSSSSSIQESIFKCENHAVNEAHLELVRANIGSKWKICARRLGLSNVEIDTIDHDYHRDGLAEYVHQMLESWKMKTGSIGCTVGKLCRALDGIIEVDVILKMLELCSCSSSFEAQ; via the exons ATGGCAACCGCGCCTGAAACCTCGCTTCAGATGAGCTCGTCGGATCTCATCAAAAAGAAGCCGCTGGACTACGGAGGATTTGGAGAAGTTTATTTGTGCTACCATGTCACCCTCGGCCATGTGGCGCTGAAGACTGTGTACACAGGTCCTCTACGAAGCGA AGACAGTAAAAGGTCGCTGCTGGAGGAAGGGAATATCATGGCAAGCCTCAATCATGAGCGTGTGGTAAAGCTGCTGGGTGTGATCATGGAGGATAGCGACTGCTCTCTCGTTATGGAGCTCCTGCCCAGAGGCAACCTGCTGGTCGTGCTGAAGAAG GTCAATGTGCCGATGTCTGTCAAGGGAAGGATCATCTTAGAGATTTTGGATGGGATGGTGTACCTCACAGAGAGGTCCATCGTCCACAAGGACATCAAGCCTGAAAACATCTTAGTGGATAATGATTTTCACATCAAG ATCGCCGACCTCGGCCTAGCAACCTGCAAGATGTGGAGCAAGCTCACGAAACAGGAGTCTCAAAGAAGGAGTCGTAACGAGCCATCGGCTGGACTGAGAGGTGCTGGGACGCTGAGCTACATGGCGCCAGAGCACCTGAAGAGCATCCATGCCCGCTCTACTGAGAAGTCTGACGTGTACAGCTTTGCCATCGTGGTCTGGGTCATTCTCACTGGGCAAGAACCATATGAAA ACGCCAGGAGTGAAGAACACATGAGCCAGTGTGTCATCAACGGTGACCGACCAGCAGATCATCTCATTCCTGAAGACACGCCTGAAGAGATCATTCAGCTCATGAAGAGGTGCTGGGATCACAATCGTGAACAAAGACCAACATTTGAAG AGGCTTATCGCTCTTTCCTTCCTTTGTACATGGAAAAGCTTGAACCATATGTAGAGAAAGATGTTTGCACATTAAGG GAAACATACAATGGCCCAGAAGAACTGGTTGAAAGCATGAAATCATTATCAGTGACCAACGAATGTAGTCTGGCATGTGAACACG accacCCAGCTCCTTTGATGAGCTCAGATAAAAGTATATCCATGATACCAGTTGAGGCCAGTATCGAGGACCTGCATAACATCCAGTACGACCCATACAGAGAGTTTATTCAAGCGGACGCAAGAGAAATGACCAACCGACCAGAGCTGGAGGAGAAACTGGACCGGGAGCTTCAGTACCACCAATATGGCAGCTACAACATGCACCCTGAAGCTTCCAACTACTTTCTCAAAAATCCCTCAAACCCTTTCTTGCCTAACTATGGCAGTGTCACAGATAACATTGCAAGAGGGCCAGCACAGGAAGTGTCCTCTGTTCATTCATGGACTAAAGGAGAAATGGTGCAGCCCACCAGCCCGGAGGAGGGTTTTGATCGCCTCAATTCTGGACTCAACCATTCCATTAACTCCTCCTCGGCTTATGAACCCCATCTGCACATGTCTGCTAGCACACCCTCTCTGCCACAGTTTAACCAGCATCATCCACCCCCCCAGTTTGACCGCCAGAAGTCCTGCTTAACTTATCCGGTGTCTGACACCTGTGTCCCTGATGTAACCACGGGGTGTTATCTGAACAATACAAAGTATGGCTCACAACAGGACTCAG cTTCCCTTTTTATTCAGAACGCCAGCGGGATCCAGATTGGAAGCAACAACACGATGAGCATCAGGAGTCATGGGGCTTCTAGTTTGTCTTCCCGGTTTAATAATGGGTCCAGTTCCTCCTCGATCCAAGAAAGCATTTTTAAATGCG AAAATCACGCTGTAAATGAGGCACACTTGGAACTGGTGAGGGCCAACATTGGGAGCAAATGGAAAATCTGTGCACGACGTCTGGGACTGTCTAATGTAGAAATAGACACCATAGATCATGACTACCACCGTGATGGCCTTGCAGAGTATGTCCACCAGATGCTGGAATCATGGAAAATGAAGACGGGATCTATTGGCTGTACGGTTGGGAAGCTTTGTCGCGCTCTAGACGGGATCATCGAGGTAGATGTCATCTTGAAAATGCTGGAATTGTGCAGTTGCTCTTCTTCCTTTGAAGCTCAGTAA
- the LOC107384427 gene encoding opsin-5 isoform X1, translating into MALMAEDTAFRSKIPVSLDIVVAVVYSVFGVSSLVGNITLLCISYKKRHLLKPAEFFIINLAISDLGLTLSLYPTAITSSIYHRWLYGKTFCSIYAFCGILFGLCSLTTLTLLSMVCFVKVCYPHYGNRFNSLHGQLLIACAWVYALMFACSPLFHWGEYGLEPYGTACCIDWRLSNQHPTARSYTVALFVFCYIIPCCIIIASYTGLLVTVQASRKTMEQHVLRQKSMTSIQTIIVKLSVAVCIGFFVAWSPYAVVSMWATFGHIESVPPLAFAVAAMFAKSSTIYNPIIYLTLRPNFHRLMCTDLRTCFETCLKGCLCLKGGTKSKPRIKVRLRTIQRETNQFPSSISAAQPPIVTLKDSSFQRCKDSFEQFQLYPQVGGITNPANTNSSKLQDTPVPQTHNQTSDNTSPENALATIRTSETYNFNIHLEMVQRHTKQAWP; encoded by the exons GTGTAAGCTCACTTGTGGGCAACATAACTCTGCTGTGCATCTCCTACAAGAAGAGGCACCTGCTGAAGCCTGCAGAGTTCTTCATCATCAACCTCGCTATCAGTGACCTGGGCCTCACCCTGTCCCTCTACCCCACGGCGATAACTTCAAGCATATACCACAG GTGGCTATATGGGAAAACATTCTGCTCTATCTATGCATTCTGTGGCATTTTGTTTGGCCTCTGCAGTCTGACAACACTGACCTTGCTGAGCATGGTGTGCTTTGTGAAAGTATGTTATCCACATTATG GAAACAGGTTTAACTCTCTTCATGGCCAGCTGCTCATTGCCTGTGCATGGGTCTACGCCCTGATGTTCGCCTGCTCCCCACTGTTCCATTGGGGAGAGTATGGACTGGAGCCTTATGGTACCGCCTGCTGCATTGACTGGCGCCTGTCCAATCAACATCCCACAGCACGCTCTTATACCGTGGCCCTGTTTGTTTTCTGCTACATCATCCCATGCTGCATTATTATTGCATCCTATACAGGCCTTCTGGTGACTGTGCAAGCATCTAGGAAGACCATGGAGCAGCACGTGTTAAGGCAGAAAAGCATGACCAGCATTCAGACAATTATTGTTAAG CTAAGTGTGGCTGTCTGCATTGGTTTCTTTGTGGCATGGAGTCCATATGCTGTAGTTTCCATGTGGGCCACCTTTGGACACATTGAAAGCGTCCCTCCTCTTGCATTTGCAGTAGCCGCCATGTTTGCCAAGTCCTCTACCATCTACAATCCAATCATCTACCTGACGCTGAGACCTAATTTTCACAGGCTTATGTGCACAGACCTGCGTACATGTTTTGAAACATGTCTAAAGGGCTGCCTCTGCCTCAAGGGTGGAACTAAATCAAAGCCAAGAATCAAAGTCAGACTTCGTACGATCCAACGGGAGACCAACCAGTTCCCTTCATCCATTTCTGCAGCTCAACCACCTATAGTGACTCTAAAGGATTCCAGCTTTCAAAGGTGCAAGGACAGCTTTGAGCAATTCCAGTTGTACCCTCAAGTGGGTGGTATCACTAATCCTGCCAACACAAACTCATCAAAACTCCAAGACACCCCAGTTCCCCAAACACATAATCAAACGTCTGACAACACGAGCCCTGAGAATGCCCTGGCCACAATAAGGACTTCGGAAACATATAACTTTAATATACATTTAGAAATGGTTCAGAGGCACACAAAACAGGCCTGGCCCTGA
- the LOC107384427 gene encoding opsin-5 isoform X2 has product MALMAEDTAFRSKIPVSLDIVVAVVYSVFGVSSLVGNITLLCISYKKRHLLKPAEFFIINLAISDLGLTLSLYPTAITSSIYHRWLYGKTFCSIYAFCGILFGLCSLTTLTLLSMVCFVKVCYPHYGNRFNSLHGQLLIACAWVYALMFACSPLFHWGEYGLEPYGLLVTVQASRKTMEQHVLRQKSMTSIQTIIVKLSVAVCIGFFVAWSPYAVVSMWATFGHIESVPPLAFAVAAMFAKSSTIYNPIIYLTLRPNFHRLMCTDLRTCFETCLKGCLCLKGGTKSKPRIKVRLRTIQRETNQFPSSISAAQPPIVTLKDSSFQRCKDSFEQFQLYPQVGGITNPANTNSSKLQDTPVPQTHNQTSDNTSPENALATIRTSETYNFNIHLEMVQRHTKQAWP; this is encoded by the exons GTGTAAGCTCACTTGTGGGCAACATAACTCTGCTGTGCATCTCCTACAAGAAGAGGCACCTGCTGAAGCCTGCAGAGTTCTTCATCATCAACCTCGCTATCAGTGACCTGGGCCTCACCCTGTCCCTCTACCCCACGGCGATAACTTCAAGCATATACCACAG GTGGCTATATGGGAAAACATTCTGCTCTATCTATGCATTCTGTGGCATTTTGTTTGGCCTCTGCAGTCTGACAACACTGACCTTGCTGAGCATGGTGTGCTTTGTGAAAGTATGTTATCCACATTATG GAAACAGGTTTAACTCTCTTCATGGCCAGCTGCTCATTGCCTGTGCATGGGTCTACGCCCTGATGTTCGCCTGCTCCCCACTGTTCCATTGGGGAGAGTATGGACTGGAGCCTTATG GCCTTCTGGTGACTGTGCAAGCATCTAGGAAGACCATGGAGCAGCACGTGTTAAGGCAGAAAAGCATGACCAGCATTCAGACAATTATTGTTAAG CTAAGTGTGGCTGTCTGCATTGGTTTCTTTGTGGCATGGAGTCCATATGCTGTAGTTTCCATGTGGGCCACCTTTGGACACATTGAAAGCGTCCCTCCTCTTGCATTTGCAGTAGCCGCCATGTTTGCCAAGTCCTCTACCATCTACAATCCAATCATCTACCTGACGCTGAGACCTAATTTTCACAGGCTTATGTGCACAGACCTGCGTACATGTTTTGAAACATGTCTAAAGGGCTGCCTCTGCCTCAAGGGTGGAACTAAATCAAAGCCAAGAATCAAAGTCAGACTTCGTACGATCCAACGGGAGACCAACCAGTTCCCTTCATCCATTTCTGCAGCTCAACCACCTATAGTGACTCTAAAGGATTCCAGCTTTCAAAGGTGCAAGGACAGCTTTGAGCAATTCCAGTTGTACCCTCAAGTGGGTGGTATCACTAATCCTGCCAACACAAACTCATCAAAACTCCAAGACACCCCAGTTCCCCAAACACATAATCAAACGTCTGACAACACGAGCCCTGAGAATGCCCTGGCCACAATAAGGACTTCGGAAACATATAACTTTAATATACATTTAGAAATGGTTCAGAGGCACACAAAACAGGCCTGGCCCTGA
- the ripk1l gene encoding receptor-interacting serine/threonine-protein kinase 1 isoform X1: MSFVSEMATAPETSLQMSSSDLIKKKPLDYGGFGEVYLCYHVTLGHVALKTVYTGPLRSEDSKRSLLEEGNIMASLNHERVVKLLGVIMEDSDCSLVMELLPRGNLLVVLKKVNVPMSVKGRIILEILDGMVYLTERSIVHKDIKPENILVDNDFHIKIADLGLATCKMWSKLTKQESQRRSRNEPSAGLRGAGTLSYMAPEHLKSIHARSTEKSDVYSFAIVVWVILTGQEPYENARSEEHMSQCVINGDRPADHLIPEDTPEEIIQLMKRCWDHNREQRPTFEEAYRSFLPLYMEKLEPYVEKDVCTLRETYNGPEELVESMKSLSVTNECSLACEHDHPAPLMSSDKSISMIPVEASIEDLHNIQYDPYREFIQADAREMTNRPELEEKLDRELQYHQYGSYNMHPEASNYFLKNPSNPFLPNYGSVTDNIARGPAQEVSSVHSWTKGEMVQPTSPEEGFDRLNSGLNHSINSSSAYEPHLHMSASTPSLPQFNQHHPPPQFDRQKSCLTYPVSDTCVPDVTTGCYLNNTKYGSQQDSASLFIQNASGIQIGSNNTMSIRSHGASSLSSRFNNGSSSSSIQESIFKCENHAVNEAHLELVRANIGSKWKICARRLGLSNVEIDTIDHDYHRDGLAEYVHQMLESWKMKTGSIGCTVGKLCRALDGIIEVDVILKMLELCSCSSSFEAQ; this comes from the exons ATGTCATTTGTATCAGAAATGGCAACCGCGCCTGAAACCTCGCTTCAGATGAGCTCGTCGGATCTCATCAAAAAGAAGCCGCTGGACTACGGAGGATTTGGAGAAGTTTATTTGTGCTACCATGTCACCCTCGGCCATGTGGCGCTGAAGACTGTGTACACAGGTCCTCTACGAAGCGA AGACAGTAAAAGGTCGCTGCTGGAGGAAGGGAATATCATGGCAAGCCTCAATCATGAGCGTGTGGTAAAGCTGCTGGGTGTGATCATGGAGGATAGCGACTGCTCTCTCGTTATGGAGCTCCTGCCCAGAGGCAACCTGCTGGTCGTGCTGAAGAAG GTCAATGTGCCGATGTCTGTCAAGGGAAGGATCATCTTAGAGATTTTGGATGGGATGGTGTACCTCACAGAGAGGTCCATCGTCCACAAGGACATCAAGCCTGAAAACATCTTAGTGGATAATGATTTTCACATCAAG ATCGCCGACCTCGGCCTAGCAACCTGCAAGATGTGGAGCAAGCTCACGAAACAGGAGTCTCAAAGAAGGAGTCGTAACGAGCCATCGGCTGGACTGAGAGGTGCTGGGACGCTGAGCTACATGGCGCCAGAGCACCTGAAGAGCATCCATGCCCGCTCTACTGAGAAGTCTGACGTGTACAGCTTTGCCATCGTGGTCTGGGTCATTCTCACTGGGCAAGAACCATATGAAA ACGCCAGGAGTGAAGAACACATGAGCCAGTGTGTCATCAACGGTGACCGACCAGCAGATCATCTCATTCCTGAAGACACGCCTGAAGAGATCATTCAGCTCATGAAGAGGTGCTGGGATCACAATCGTGAACAAAGACCAACATTTGAAG AGGCTTATCGCTCTTTCCTTCCTTTGTACATGGAAAAGCTTGAACCATATGTAGAGAAAGATGTTTGCACATTAAGG GAAACATACAATGGCCCAGAAGAACTGGTTGAAAGCATGAAATCATTATCAGTGACCAACGAATGTAGTCTGGCATGTGAACACG accacCCAGCTCCTTTGATGAGCTCAGATAAAAGTATATCCATGATACCAGTTGAGGCCAGTATCGAGGACCTGCATAACATCCAGTACGACCCATACAGAGAGTTTATTCAAGCGGACGCAAGAGAAATGACCAACCGACCAGAGCTGGAGGAGAAACTGGACCGGGAGCTTCAGTACCACCAATATGGCAGCTACAACATGCACCCTGAAGCTTCCAACTACTTTCTCAAAAATCCCTCAAACCCTTTCTTGCCTAACTATGGCAGTGTCACAGATAACATTGCAAGAGGGCCAGCACAGGAAGTGTCCTCTGTTCATTCATGGACTAAAGGAGAAATGGTGCAGCCCACCAGCCCGGAGGAGGGTTTTGATCGCCTCAATTCTGGACTCAACCATTCCATTAACTCCTCCTCGGCTTATGAACCCCATCTGCACATGTCTGCTAGCACACCCTCTCTGCCACAGTTTAACCAGCATCATCCACCCCCCCAGTTTGACCGCCAGAAGTCCTGCTTAACTTATCCGGTGTCTGACACCTGTGTCCCTGATGTAACCACGGGGTGTTATCTGAACAATACAAAGTATGGCTCACAACAGGACTCAG cTTCCCTTTTTATTCAGAACGCCAGCGGGATCCAGATTGGAAGCAACAACACGATGAGCATCAGGAGTCATGGGGCTTCTAGTTTGTCTTCCCGGTTTAATAATGGGTCCAGTTCCTCCTCGATCCAAGAAAGCATTTTTAAATGCG AAAATCACGCTGTAAATGAGGCACACTTGGAACTGGTGAGGGCCAACATTGGGAGCAAATGGAAAATCTGTGCACGACGTCTGGGACTGTCTAATGTAGAAATAGACACCATAGATCATGACTACCACCGTGATGGCCTTGCAGAGTATGTCCACCAGATGCTGGAATCATGGAAAATGAAGACGGGATCTATTGGCTGTACGGTTGGGAAGCTTTGTCGCGCTCTAGACGGGATCATCGAGGTAGATGTCATCTTGAAAATGCTGGAATTGTGCAGTTGCTCTTCTTCCTTTGAAGCTCAGTAA